A single window of Malus sylvestris chromosome 5, drMalSylv7.2, whole genome shotgun sequence DNA harbors:
- the LOC126622788 gene encoding uncharacterized protein LOC126622788 — protein MYDKEMMVVVFAVQKWGPYLIGHHFTILTDHQTLKYFLDQRLTTPVQQKWLLKLLGYNYTLEYRLGASNAAADALSCRSDLLSLMGISQPLFDCVSKIQNSYTADSSTAKLFQDLLHNPYNTGSFKLQGNLIYYKTGIFVPSISQWRARLLQEFHASPSSGHSGLHGMPVSIVSDRDPIFLTEFWTAFFKHQQTALCKSSAYHPQTDGQTEVLNRTLEHYLRSFAMDKLTTWIQWLSWAEWWYNTTFQSTIKMTPFQAVYGYPPPTVQSYLPGSSPIHLVDVTLRNRDTILKHLKENMHMAQQRMRQQADKHGSEMTFQVGDWVFLKLQPYRQTSVSKTHCPKLAPRYYGPFQVLAHVGQVAYTLDLPLQSRIHPTFHVSLLKPKLGAHSVTSVTLPPVAADGSLLWFPECILQRGMFRRHNKAITRWLIKWQGLPEHDATWEDADSIVTRFQILTPEDRLVLWGCPPSRLITLCAPCSAKPTSSRSESAAAEASNEAFIQAQNDTSESQWTVEIGNASVPSPVGGQIELERPGFLSLGLHRPHDFLDINGKCESSS, from the exons ATGTATGATAAGGAAATGATGGTTGTAGTGTTTGCTGTACAAAAGTGGGGCCCATATTTGATTGGTCATCACTTCACAATTCTCACGGATCACCAAACACTCAAATATTTCTTGGACCAACGACTTACTACTCCGGTACAACAAAAGTGGTTGTTGAAACTACTTGGGTACAACTATACCTTGGAGTATCGTCTAGGGGCTTCTAATGCAGCTGCTGATGCACTGTCCTGCCGTTCCGACCTTCTATCTTTAATGGGGATATCACAACCACTATTTGATTGTGTATCCAAGATTCAGAATTCCTATACGGCAGATTCTTCCACGGCCAAGCTCTTTCAAGACTTACTACATAACCCCTACAATACAGGCTCTTTTAAGCTGCAAGGTAACTTGATTTATTACAAGACCGGTATTTTCGTACCTTCCATATCTCAGTGGCGTGCCCGCCTTCTACAGGAATTTCATGCTTCTCCTTCTTCCGGACATTCTGG ATTGCACGGGATGCCTGTTTCTATTGTTAGTGATCGAGACCCGATTTTCCTTACTGAGTTTTGGACAGCCTTCTTCAAACACCAACAGACGGCACTTTGCAAAAGCTCCGCCTATCACCCACAAACAGATGGCCAGACAGAAGTTCTTAACAGGACATTAGAGCATTATCTTCGCAGCTTTGCCATGGACAAACTCACTACTTGGATTCAATGGCTGTCATGGGCGGAATGGTGGTATAACACCACATTTCAGTCAACCATCAAAATGACTCCATTCCAGGCGGTCTACGGCTATCCTCCACCCACTGTGCAGTCCTACCTTCCCGGCTCCTCTCCAATTCATCTGGTGGATGTCACTCTCAGGAATCGGGACACCATTCTTAAGCATCTCAAGGAGAACATGCACATGGCACAGCAGCGCATGAGGCAACAGGCAGATAAGCATGGATCGGAAATGACTTTTCAAGTAGGTGATTGGGTCTTCCTCAAACTCCAACCATATAGGCAAACCTCTGTGTCCAAAACTCACTGCCCAAAACTGGCACCGCGCTATTACGGACCATTTCAAGTGCTCGCTCATGTCGGCCAGGTCGCCTACACATTAGACCTTCCTCTTCAGTCCCGCATTCACCCCACTTTTCATGTGTCACTGCTCAAACCCAAGCTCGGTGCTCATTCTGTGACTTCAGTAACACTACCCCCAGTGGCAGCTGATGGTTCCCTTCTATGGTTTCCAGAGTGCATCCTGCAACGTGGCATGTTCAGACGACACAACAAGGCGATCACTCGTTGGTTAATCAAATGGCAAGGTTTACCGGAGCATGACGCAACATGGGAAGATGCTGACTCCATAGTCACTCGTTTCCAGATTTTGACGCCTGAGGACAGGCTTGTTCTATGGGGGTGCCCT CCCTCCCGCTTAATCACGCTCTGCGCTCCCTGTTCCGCCAAGCCGACGTCGTCCCGGTCCGAATCGGCGGCAGCGGAGGCCAGCAATGAAGCTTTTATTCAAGCTCAAAACGACACGTCGGAAAGTCAGTGGACTGTGGAGATCGGAAACGCTAGCGTTCCGAGCCCAGTCGGTGGCCAGATTGAGCTTGAGCGACCAGGCTTTCTTTCTCTTGGCCTTCATCGCCCGCACG ACTTTCTTGACATAAATGGGAAATGTGAAAGTTCTAGTTAA
- the LOC126621055 gene encoding protein DOWNY MILDEW RESISTANCE 6-like has translation MEKLVSSWYKDGTLPESFIWPPDSRPGKLAAAPSCKNIPVIDLGGAEGGDHTYIIHQILEASQEFGFFQVINHGISDTLLSDTMSVLKEFFELPLEDKASVYSEDPQKSCKLFSSSVNYDAEDVHLWRDVLRHPCHPLVECLQDWPQQPSRYRELVGTCSTQVKKLALNVLELISEGLGLGTGYFRNELSQNLILSVNHYPPCPDPSLTLGLTKHCDPNLITILMQEDHVNGLQVFKDGEWMGVEPISHALVVNIGYQLQIISNGKLKSSEHRAVTNPCNARTSAGFFVAPSYVCVVEPARALVSASNPQLYKSFQYEEFLRNFNTMVFEGKSEFAMESFKLQT, from the exons ATGGAGAAGCTTGTTTCAAGCTGGTACAAAGATGGAACCTTGCCGGAGAGTTTCATATGGCCACCGGATTCAAGACCCGGGAAGCTTGCAGCTGCTCCTTCATGCAAGAACATTCCGGTTATTGATCTTGGTGGAGCTGAAGGCGGTGATCATACCTACATCATTCACCAAATACTCGAGGCCAGTCAAGAATTCGGATTTTTTCAG GTAATCAACCATGGCATCTCAGATACTCTGTTAAGTGACACAATGAGTGTGTTGAAGGAGTTCTTTGAGTTGCCGCTAGAGGACAAGGCAAGCGTTTACTCTGAGGACCCCCAAAAAAGTTGCAAGCTCTTCAGCAGCAGCGTAAATTATGATGCGGAAGATGTTCATCTTTGGCGCGATGTCCTGCGACACCCTTGTCATCCATTGGTGGAATGCTTGCAAGATTGGCCTCAACAGCCAAGTAGATATCG AGAGCTTGTTGGGACATGTTCTACACAAGTGAAGAAACTGGCTCTGAACGTTTTGGAGCTAATCAGTGAAGGACTTGGGCTCGGAACTGGGTATTTCCGAAACGAACTTAGCCAAAACTTGATACTCTCAGTTAATCATTACCCGCCTTGCCCCGACCCAAGTTTGACATTAGGATTAACTAAACATTGTGACCCAAACCTCATAACCATCTTAATGCAAGAGGATCATGTAAATGGACTTCAAGTTTTCAAAGACGGGGAATGGATGGGCGTGGAGCCTATTTCACATGCACTTGTGGTTAACATAGGCTATCAGTTACAG ATCATCAGTAATGGGAAGCTGAAAAGTTCTGAACATCGGGCTGTGACGAATCCATGTAATGCTAGGACATCTGCAGGATTTTTCGTTGCGCCTTCTTATGTTTGCGTTGTAGAACCTGCAAGAGCTCTTGTTAGTGCAAGCAATCCCCAACTATATAAAAGTTTCCAGTACGAAGAGTTTCTTCGCAACTTTAATACGATGGTATTCGAAGGTAAAAGCGAATTTGCAATGGAAAGCTTTAAGCTCCAAACTTAG